The genomic window atacaagataaggctacagtgatttgagaaattgacaaaagattgtaatctaaatatggaacaactaaaacagaatccaaattcaaagtatcagtaagagttaaggatccttccccaatgactggggttgtgttaccattggctgtgaaaacaattttttgtgaggaaggtctaaggggtgaaacctgtctagaatcaaaagtcatatgatctgtagcaccagaatcaattatccatgcactattaataacaggtgtaaaagtatttaaaaacttaccaccatgatctgtagcggctaccaatgcagaggctttctcagcaacattaacctctgtttttatttcggcaacagttgcagtcgaggttttcttggaatcctttttccgttgatcacgattattatcattaataacaaagtgttgataacctaaacatgatctaaaggtccatggttcaaaccctcggttcctcattttttttcctggtcgtaccaagagtcgttgctttgaaattgtgggatatccagactggtgggatcagtcttattgcattgagtgcatttgaaggttggcttatcaatattagggcttgtcttaggatggttgatcgctgtcggactaccatagcgacaaaatatccaggatttcagttccatggctctgataccatgttgaaattgataaatgatattttttcattcatattttcattcgtTCGTGTAcaaagtatatatagagggtaatcaccattctaagaatgggaaagaatgatacaaggaaagaatgatataaggaaataacaactaatatcctaatatctcaactttcctaatatctcaatatttctaatatctcaatattcctaatatctcaatattctcaatatctcaatattcataatatctcaactttcctaatatctcaactttcctaatatctaaacaaaTCTTCCATGAGTTTCAGCAATGGCGGAGGAGCAAATTGATCAAATATCGCAACTGCCTGATGACATATTGAGAAGTATCTTGAGTTTACTTCCCACTAGGGACCTTGCTCGAACCAATTTGGTGTCAAAGGCATGGCGAAAGCTATTTGCTTTTTCCTCTCTCCCAATTTTGATGTTCAAGTCTTCGGATTTTCTCGTTGCACCTTGCAAAGACACTGATGTCTCCTCCTTTATCAATGCCATCGATTCCTACCTAAAACTCCGTCAGAAAGATGCAAGTCTTGAGAAACTTCGGCTCCATGTGCATCTCAATGACGTCGAATCGCTGATAGACTCGTGGATCAACGCGGCACTTGAGAGGAAGGTGAAGGAACTGGATCTATTTATACTACCCAGGGGAAGGGCGAGAAGAAAGCCTTATAGCTTGCCGGCTAAAATTTTTGCTGCCATAAAAATTACTGTTCTCAGTTTACAGCGTGTCATAATGGAAATCTATGGTGATATAGATCTTTCGACGCTACGAAAGTTGTATTTAGGAGAAATCTAGTGTGATGAACAACCAATTCAGAAACTGATATCAAGTTGCCCTTTGATCGATTGTTTGCACATCGAATCTTGCCACGGGTTGCAAAAGCTTCATGTTTCGGGGCTTGCTAATCTACGTAGGCTGGAAGTACTTCGGTGTTATGAATTGAAGAGGATTGAAATCAATGCGCCAAGCCTTCAATATCTCATGTATCAACAAGGAAGATGCCCGTGTGACGTTGTCTTCAGGGCCTTTGAATTTCTCAGAGAGTTAACATTTTGGGACTCAACCATAATAGAGGATTTGTTCTAAAATCTTGTCTCTGGACTTCCGAGTCTTGAGGGATTGGGTATAAGGTGCACTCAATTGCAAAGGATTGAGATTTCTCATCATCAGCTAAAGCGACTAGACCTTAAGGTAactgaaaagcagagcaaggcGAAACTTAAGATTGATACCCCAAATCTCCAGTCATTCAAGTATCATGGCCATAGAATGCCTTTAGCCTCTCTCATATCATTTATGAACACTTCATCTCTACAGGAAGCTCAGATTCATTTTCTCGGCTCTGATGATTATAACCATCTCTTCATCCCTCAATTGaaagaattttttgaaaaattgaagcATTGTCAAGTTATAAAACTACTCATAAAATCCAAACGGGTAAATTTCCCTTCatctcatctctctctcttttttgtcaaaaatgttTGTTATGAATCACTACTTATTTCGGTTTGCTTGATTGAAGGAGCTCATTCTTCCCAGAAAGCTGAGGCCAATTTTATCTCCCCCTGTTTATGATATCAAGCATCTAAACATAATAGTAAAATACCGCTGTAGAAACCAGTACATCATAGATCGCTTGCTTTGGATGTGTCACCCTCAAACTTTATCCATTTCATCAGGGACCAACCCCAAGTTTGTAAAGGTAATAACTTTTCTTCCTTAATGTTAATTTAAGTTTGgctttatttgaattaatttatgtaggaagttaaataatttttttaagcgttgtgaaaattatatcatttgaaacttttatttaacttaaagaCACAGCTTTTGATTTCTTAGAAATCGATCCAAACAAGGGCCTTAGTCTAACTATGATGTTAAAATGTGATTACAATGCAGGTCTTGTATAACAAGTTCAACAACAAAGAAGAGCACCCCAAGTGTTGCACATCTTGTCCCATCAAATGTTGGCGGCATTATTTGGAAGATGTTCAAATTGATGGTGATGAAAGCAGATTGAAAATTGACAGAATTATTGCAATGCCAAAGTCACCTATATTTCTGAATTGTGAAGTTAGGTTTAGATTAAAATGGAGATCTCGACTACTATAGAATATTAGACTTCTTTACGCTCTTTATACAAATTGATGGGATTTGCATATGACTTGATATTTGGATAGCTCCTTATGTATGTCTCTGTCATATAAGCCTTCAAAATGCATGTGGAAGTTAAATTTTTTGACTTTCCATACTTTGTGGGAGCATTAGTTGCAGTGTTTGGCATGTCctctttgataaaatttcacCTATCCCCGTGTATGGTTGTGCAGAATGCCTCAATGCCTCTGACCATGCTTCAACACTGATTTCTtattcttcatttggtttttggTTCCTTATAAATCATTTAGTGGTCAAGAttcatcccaaaatttttataataataaaaatgcaaataatttaaagtaacataatataattttttttaacttataaaataataagatatatatacatatatatatatatatatatatatatatatatatatatatatatatgaattaaataaCTTTCAACAAATAacttcacatttaaatattatacacattttatttaataaaatgttaaaatattaatgCATCTATATcttaatatgataatatttaaaatacaaaataaataaatattattaatttttaatttctttaaatatttaaattttttataaatgttttaaattataataatatataaattatatatttatgatatcatcGATCTAACAAATAAACTATAAAATGATAACTTTTCCAGTTCATTGATTTGATTGGTCcgattatgaaaacattaaaataataaatcaaatactagagtaaaaaaaaaaattattgtgatatAGACTATCACACAAAGACCACATTAGAGATATGATTATCATATTCAGATGAGAAaagatataattattatattgactaattgattaatcaagAAAGAGGACTataatactttaatttattatatagttaataaatcaaatattacagtaaagaaagaaattattgtGTTACAGAGATACGATTATCATATtcggatgaaaaaaaaaatacaattatcatatttatcaaaatataagagtttgttttttcgtgtgatttaaaaacagtttgttatttttaaaaacaaaaaactatttaaaattttttttaactttgtttGACCATTGTTCtctgaaataatttttaaaaataaaatgaaatagataataatttttagagaacaagtaaaagttgttttcatatattttttagaaataaaaggaaaacatgaactcctttaatcatattttttaaaacttatttttaaaaacagttttttaagttaaataataaaaaattgttttcaaaaacaaatttcaaaaaacatggCCAAATGGACCATAGGTTTtagatattcttttaaaaagattcatttaagagattaaaaaaaaaaatagacatcaaatatgatttttcctttaattttatttttaaggtaaagctaaaaaaatagaaattaaggttgatatagtattttaaaaaaaaatttaatgacaCTAAAAATgtaacttatttatttcttttgctatgaaattgataatttttttaataataaatatatgggataaatagtttaataatataataactttttggtaaatgtattattaaaaatagttttatatcaCTTTCacgttaatttttttatttcttatttttttgctattttttggtatccttttaatattaaatttgtttctaTACACTCTTTCTCTATATATTATGGCATAATtggattataaaaaaatttctccttattaaatttctaaaattaaagaaaaaaattatttttttctattttccaagAAATACTTAGTTTTTTAGTCATAAATTAAAAGTCTTTATCttataaaggtttttttttttttttaaaaaaaaaaagagaaatcctTCTTACTATCATATTCCACTTCTGTGAAACGACACCATTTTTTAAACTTCCGTTACCTCCCTCCTTTGAACCACCACCTCCATCACCCATGTATCATATTAAGAATGTTATTGCATTCAACGACACCAGGGAAAGGTTTATTGTGATTTAGTGGTTGCATTTCACTTGGAAGTTTTCAGCCTTGAGTTGATATCTCTGTTGAACAGATTAGGAGCTGTGTGTCAAGGGGTTATATCTTGTTTCTCTCTTCACTTTGGGGAAAGGGGTTTTGGGTAAGGGTTAAAAGCAACTTGGTTGGGTTTCTGCTGTAACGTTTTCTGGTGGCCCATCTCTACATTTAGCTTGTGATGTTGTgagtattttgataaaaattgccATAAATTGTAGTTGGAAGTGATGATGGTTCACTCATTTTGGTGTCCCTTCTTTTATTGAATATCAATAATAATTTGTTATCACTAATAAGTTGTTATCGCTaataatttttcaggttttttGTGAGTGGTTCTTGTTATTCCCTTACTTAGTATTcagatataaatataaagaatattttaataatatttttgataatatgtTATATTCAAAGAAAAgggatttttaaaattgatcacCTTAGGAGTTATTGTTTaggaattatataaaaaaaaaattaattttttttaaaaatatttttgaaaataaatttcaaagtttaCATATGCATAATTTccggaaaaaaagaaaaaagaaaaagttgctAATCTTCCCAAAATCACTTCTAAAGCCCTTATCATCCCTTGTGTTTCGGTCACACCACTCTACTATACTTTAATTGGTGTTAAgattgataaaaaatgaattatatattttatttcaacaaacaatatatatatacacttcccttttcaatatattttcatatttaatataaaagatgaagaaataaatattattattatttaattatatatattttttatttgtaaaaattattttaaattttaataaaatagaaattatatatttatgatatcatcGATCCGAAGTTGAATTGATATCTTTTCCAGTTCAATAATtgatccaatttttaaaacattataaataactataatattttaaatttttaaataaaatttactttatttaaaaatggacaTTATATAATAGcattaacaataaaaacataaatctcATATggtaaaattgtaaaattattaaaaagtggGTGATAATTATTAATagtaatacaaaaaataaataatataattggaGCTTCTATGCCTAATTTGatttcccttttcccttttttttttctttttatctaaaACTGCTAATGGAATTAGGGAAAGGGGAGGtcatgattaaatttttttttaaaattaatttattatcttacttctcttattttaactttttatataaaaattaaataatttaaaaatataaaaaattaattttaattacatttgtttattgttactattttgatcataaaattaaaaatgaaaaaaaaatatttcttaatttttttttctttcctggAACCAAACgtactattaaaaattataaaattgtaaaattattactttatatagacttagaattttttttattttgtacaaattcaagttttgtttgaaaatattctcaaaaacaattttttaaaaacataaaaacaattctgaattattttcaaaaacgaAATTCTGTTtagaaattcaaatataaaaatgaaagctttttttatttggcgtgtaatttatgttttaaaaataattttttattttaaaaaatacttaccATACCAAGTACCAACTTTAGAATTtcgataaaattattttagtaaattacTAATTTTGATTTGATGTTTTTAAACAGGAAAGAGTAACCGTGAATATGCTAAAAAAGGAAGTGGATCTTAAAACACATTTGTacttgattattaaaattattattatttttaaaacaagaatGATAAcatgttaaaatattaataaggaATCAtcatgttttaaattttcaaataaatttcaatttattttagcTAAAAAAAGATTCCtcccaaaatttttgtaataatgaacatgcaaataatttaaagtaacataatatatttttacttttaaacttataaaataatatatatatatatatatatatgaattaaataaCTTTCAACAAATAacttcacatttaaatattatatatattttatttaataaaatgtgtAAATATTAATGTATCTATATcttaatatgataatattaaaaatacaaaaaaaaaatattaaattttaatttctttacatacttaaaaatttttataaatgttttaaattataataatatataaattatatatttataacatcaTCATTCAACCATCGATATAACCAATAAaccataaaatgaaaatttttccagTTCATTGATTGGTTcgattatgaaaacattaaaataataaatcaaatactatagtaagaaaaaaaattattgtgatatAGACTATCACACAAAGACCACATTAGAGATACAATTATCATATTCAGATGGGAAAAGATATAATTATCATATTCACTAattgattaatatatatataaaaaagactaTAATACTTTAGTTTATTATATAGTTAATAAATCAAATGTTaccgtaaaaaaaaaaattattgtgttaTAAACTATCACACAAAGACCATATAAGAGATACGACAATCATAAtcggataaaaaaataatacaattatcatattcactaattgattaatcaatAAAGAGGATATAGtactttaatttattatatatgactatataataaattatcttttatatttaaattctaaaataagATTTTGGTGTTAAAAgcatttaagaataattttgaaattttattttttaacaattattttcaaaaatattatcaaactaatttttatataagtatttttcaaaaaataaaaatatgatagttGTTACTGTTGtatattttggtaaaaaaaaaaaagtcatatccTTGAcatcaaggataaaaatatcggtaattacggatatatcggtgtATACTGTAAAGGGAAGGTTGGCTTGCTGAAGAAGACACCAAGAGAGGAATAGGGGGGACGGctaggaaaaaaaagagaggaggaGGACAAGGAGAGGGATCTTTCTGAGAGAGGGGCGGCCCAGAACATCCAGCTGAGGAAGAAACTTTCAGGTTAGACCACTATGTGTTTACTCTTCACGTCCTTCATACAATATCTCATTCTCTtggattttccatttttttttctcttgggaCGTTTTAGTTTGGagatcttttgtttttctttggtctAAAATCTGAAGAGCTTGCTGCATTTTATGCTCTTCTCTTGTAAATGTTCTCTGATATCTTTTATCCACCTTGTTGGACTTATGGATAAACCGACCAA from Vitis vinifera cultivar Pinot Noir 40024 chromosome 9, ASM3070453v1 includes these protein-coding regions:
- the LOC104880294 gene encoding putative F-box/LRR-repeat protein At5g41840; translated protein: MAEEQIDQISQLPDDILRSILSLLPTRDLARTNLVSKAWRKLFAFSSLPILMFKSSDFLVAPCKDTDVSSFINAIDSYLKLRQKDASLEKLRLHVHLNDVESLIDSWINAALERKVKELDLFILPRGRARRKPYSLPAKIFAAIKITVLSLQRVIMEIYGDIDLSTLRKLYLGEI